One genomic region from Candidatus Kaelpia aquatica encodes:
- the panC gene encoding pantoate--beta-alanine ligase, whose amino-acid sequence MKIFKAVKSLQDNSLRLKLEGKSIGFVPTMGYLHQGHISLIRAARKESNVVVLSIFVNPVQFSPGEDCRRYPRDFKRDCSIARNENVDIVFYPSSGQIYPQEYSSYVEVNGLSSLLCGKSRPNHFRGVATVCTKLFNIVQPDFVYFGQKDYQQAIIIRRMIKDLNMPFKIRVLPLLREESGLAMSSRNRYLSKTARENAAAIYKGLKEAKDLFKNGQRDAAKIKAMLKKKIKEIPNVRIDYVDIVDSKSLKSLSQVKKQSILAVAIWIDKIRLIDNIVF is encoded by the coding sequence ATGAAGATATTTAAGGCTGTAAAATCATTGCAGGATAACAGTCTAAGATTAAAGCTAGAAGGGAAGAGCATAGGTTTTGTTCCTACTATGGGCTATCTCCATCAAGGTCATATCAGCTTGATAAGGGCGGCAAGAAAAGAGAGCAATGTAGTTGTGCTAAGCATCTTTGTGAACCCTGTTCAATTTTCACCCGGAGAAGATTGTAGGAGATATCCAAGGGATTTTAAAAGAGATTGCAGTATTGCCAGAAATGAGAACGTGGATATTGTTTTCTATCCTTCCAGCGGTCAGATTTATCCTCAAGAATATTCAAGCTATGTTGAAGTTAATGGATTATCGTCTCTTCTCTGCGGAAAGAGCAGACCTAATCATTTTAGGGGTGTTGCTACGGTATGTACTAAACTCTTCAATATAGTGCAGCCAGATTTTGTTTATTTTGGCCAAAAAGATTACCAGCAGGCTATCATTATCAGGCGTATGATAAAAGATTTAAATATGCCTTTTAAAATCAGAGTCTTACCGCTGTTAAGGGAAGAGAGTGGGCTGGCTATGAGTTCTAGGAATAGATATTTGAGTAAAACTGCAAGAGAGAATGCAGCCGCTATATATAAAGGTTTAAAGGAGGCGAAAGATCTTTTTAAGAATGGGCAAAGAGATGCAGCTAAGATAAAAGCTATGCTTAAGAAGAAGATTAAAGAGATACCGAATGTTAGAATAGATTATGTGGATATTGTAGATAGTAAATCGCTAAAATCTTTGAGCCAAGTCAAAAAACAATCTATTTTAGCTGTTGCGATATGGATTGACAAAATAAGATTAATAGATAATATAGTCTTTTAA
- the folK gene encoding 2-amino-4-hydroxy-6-hydroxymethyldihydropteridine diphosphokinase: MSRAFISLGSNLGDRKKILELSLAKLKDLFELKAVSSLFESEPWGYKEQSYFLNAVVEIEVVASPYELLELLKNIEIDFGRKGDGVRWGPRTLDLDILLYDSDIIDEEDLKIPHPGLKNRVFQLLPLLELTSTVKDPLNGENLKSRLEDIKKDINMKKIAVFNGDNLCWDEDI; this comes from the coding sequence GTGAGTAGAGCTTTTATCTCTTTGGGCTCAAATCTGGGTGATAGAAAAAAGATTTTAGAGCTATCTTTAGCTAAATTGAAGGACCTTTTTGAGTTAAAAGCTGTATCTTCGTTATTTGAATCAGAACCATGGGGATATAAAGAACAGAGTTATTTTCTAAATGCTGTTGTTGAAATAGAGGTGGTTGCCTCACCTTATGAGCTTCTAGAGTTACTTAAAAACATAGAGATAGATTTTGGCAGAAAAGGTGATGGGGTAAGATGGGGGCCTAGAACTTTAGACTTAGATATCCTGCTTTACGATTCAGATATTATTGATGAAGAGGACTTAAAAATACCCCATCCGGGGTTGAAGAATAGAGTCTTTCAGCTTCTTCCACTCCTTGAGTTAACTTCAACTGTCAAAGATCCTCTAAATGGTGAAAATTTAAAATCAAGACTTGAAGATATTAAAAAAGATATTAATATGAAAAAGATAGCTGTTTTTAATGGAGATAATCTTTGTTGGGATGAAGATATTTAA
- a CDS encoding LL-diaminopimelate aminotransferase, translated as MVKHEIAQRLKELPPYLFVEIDKIKKRLKSEGRDLIDLGIGDPDLPTPQEVREVLKEKLKDQVNHQYPLDLGLSIFRAEVSRWFLKRFNVQIDPESEILPLIGSKEGIAHFPLSVINPGDLVLIPEPLYPPYRSGAIFAGAQIQYLPLKEENNFIPDLEGLSRDVLKKTKLLYLNYPNNPTAEIIKKEDLKRIVDLAREFEFIVLYDAAYSELTYDSSEACSILEVEGASEVAIEFHSFSKTYNMTGWRVGWACGNKSLIECLRKVKSNIDSGVFNPVQYAAIEALKIYDTHIVELRSIYRERRDIFIQTLSESGWNIKVPEATFYVWAKIPSKMSSADFSKLLLKECFIIATPGSGFGPSGEGYLRFSLVNDKSRIKEAAERIAKLL; from the coding sequence ATGGTTAAACATGAGATTGCCCAGCGACTTAAAGAGCTGCCGCCTTATCTTTTTGTTGAGATAGATAAGATCAAAAAGAGATTAAAGAGCGAAGGTAGAGATCTTATAGACCTAGGTATTGGAGATCCAGATCTTCCTACACCTCAGGAGGTAAGGGAAGTCTTAAAAGAGAAACTCAAAGACCAGGTTAATCATCAGTATCCTTTGGATTTGGGATTAAGCATCTTCAGAGCAGAGGTCTCCAGATGGTTTTTAAAGAGGTTTAATGTTCAGATAGATCCTGAAAGCGAGATTCTGCCTTTGATAGGATCTAAAGAAGGGATTGCCCATTTTCCGCTCTCTGTTATTAATCCCGGCGATTTAGTGTTAATACCGGAACCGCTCTATCCTCCCTACCGTAGCGGAGCGATATTTGCAGGTGCTCAAATACAATACCTTCCGCTTAAAGAGGAGAATAATTTTATACCAGATCTTGAAGGTTTGAGCAGGGATGTTTTAAAAAAAACTAAACTGCTCTATTTGAATTATCCTAATAATCCCACTGCAGAAATTATTAAAAAAGAAGATCTTAAGAGAATAGTTGATCTGGCCCGAGAATTTGAGTTTATCGTGCTCTATGATGCTGCTTATTCTGAATTGACTTACGATTCTTCTGAAGCTTGCAGTATCTTAGAAGTTGAAGGTGCATCTGAGGTTGCTATCGAGTTTCACTCTTTTTCTAAGACCTACAATATGACTGGATGGCGTGTTGGTTGGGCATGTGGAAATAAGAGCCTCATTGAGTGTTTAAGAAAAGTAAAATCTAACATAGATTCCGGAGTATTTAACCCTGTGCAGTATGCAGCCATAGAGGCGCTTAAGATATATGATACTCATATCGTAGAGCTTAGAAGCATATATAGAGAGAGAAGAGATATCTTTATTCAAACTTTATCTGAATCCGGTTGGAATATCAAAGTTCCAGAAGCTACTTTTTATGTTTGGGCGAAAATTCCTTCTAAAATGAGCTCTGCCGATTTCTCTAAGTTATTGCTCAAGGAATGCTTTATTATTGCTACCCCTGGCTCTGGATTCGGACCTTCTGGAGAAGGTTATTTAAGGTTCTCCTTAGTTAATGATAAGAGCCGCATTAAAGAGGCTGCTGAGAGGATTGCTAAATTATTGTGA